One Pseudomonadota bacterium DNA window includes the following coding sequences:
- a CDS encoding PepSY-associated TM helix domain-containing protein produces the protein MQRDTTKRFYAVHSWVGAITAVLIFIIAFTGAVSVFGRPEIKTWAHEVSHVPAELDPQRIEQILREDAATVPEAYLDNIQVLMPGVRRRPVLSVQFDREVETADGRTEHHIIRFDHDPKTYKLVDRLEGEPREVFEGEQKDLADFIITFHADLHLGNPIGLLLTGLLGLTLFASIVTGVITHRKVLKEAFTFRPFRSLRLLFTDSHKVLGVWGLVFNSAIAFTGAFLGLAVVLLLPAAAYVSFEGDLDKMVETYLPLNEPEKSGIPAELKIAEVLSAVDQPENGPIVSAQLLTGTDQAGVAHVYTLAGDGIGGETHRYQLNGTVLESVTSQFSQLGGAAGPILDAMFPIHFGNFGGTVVKLIWFVLGLGTALLAVSGSMIWVERRVHGSSGSLSVASYRRISRFTVGACCGVVLATVLLFHLQLFVLPKVASTQTWLMGTFFGSWVLAIAWSMLRTNDYQTTRELLGLTGAAAALVPLANGFVTGNHLLNVFSGGHWVTAGVDLGLLLLGAALVLIALKLPSQRPLRKSETRQSVNPSSGLSGDLAYPEASTS, from the coding sequence GTGCAGCGAGATACCACCAAACGCTTTTACGCGGTCCACAGCTGGGTGGGCGCGATAACGGCAGTACTGATCTTTATCATTGCGTTCACGGGAGCAGTTTCGGTTTTCGGCAGACCGGAGATCAAAACCTGGGCACATGAGGTTTCGCACGTTCCAGCAGAGCTTGACCCGCAGCGCATCGAACAGATCTTGCGGGAGGACGCGGCAACCGTTCCAGAGGCCTATCTCGACAACATCCAGGTTCTGATGCCTGGCGTTCGGCGCAGACCCGTACTTTCCGTGCAGTTCGACCGGGAGGTCGAAACCGCCGACGGTCGAACCGAACACCACATCATTCGGTTCGACCACGACCCGAAGACCTATAAACTCGTCGACCGGCTGGAGGGCGAGCCGCGTGAGGTCTTTGAAGGCGAACAAAAAGATCTGGCCGACTTCATCATCACGTTTCATGCGGACCTCCATCTTGGCAATCCAATTGGACTGCTGCTGACCGGGCTGCTGGGACTAACGCTGTTCGCCTCGATTGTGACCGGCGTCATCACGCACCGAAAGGTGCTCAAAGAAGCCTTTACGTTCAGACCCTTCCGAAGTCTGCGGCTGCTGTTTACCGACTCGCACAAAGTGCTTGGCGTGTGGGGCCTGGTTTTCAACAGCGCCATTGCCTTCACCGGAGCCTTTCTGGGTCTAGCGGTTGTGCTGTTGCTGCCGGCCGCCGCCTACGTGTCCTTTGAGGGCGACCTGGACAAGATGGTCGAGACTTACCTTCCGCTAAACGAACCCGAAAAAAGTGGCATTCCCGCGGAGCTCAAAATCGCGGAGGTCCTGAGCGCAGTCGATCAGCCGGAGAATGGCCCAATCGTAAGCGCACAGCTCCTGACGGGCACCGACCAGGCGGGCGTCGCACACGTCTACACGCTCGCCGGCGACGGCATCGGGGGCGAGACCCATCGGTATCAGCTAAATGGAACCGTGCTTGAGAGCGTCACTTCCCAGTTCTCTCAGCTAGGCGGGGCTGCGGGCCCGATCCTCGACGCCATGTTTCCGATCCACTTCGGCAATTTCGGCGGCACGGTGGTGAAGCTCATCTGGTTTGTCCTGGGCCTAGGAACCGCCCTGCTGGCGGTATCGGGATCGATGATTTGGGTGGAGCGCCGCGTGCACGGCAGCTCCGGATCGCTATCGGTTGCTAGCTACCGACGCATCAGCCGCTTCACCGTTGGCGCCTGCTGCGGCGTGGTGCTCGCGACCGTGCTGTTGTTCCATCTACAGCTGTTTGTGCTGCCCAAAGTAGCGTCCACACAAACCTGGCTTATGGGCACCTTTTTTGGAAGCTGGGTGCTGGCGATTGCCTGGTCCATGCTGCGAACGAACGACTATCAGACAACCCGGGAACTCTTAGGACTGACGGGCGCGGCCGCTGCATTGGTCCCGCTTGCCAACGGATTTGTGACCGGCAACCACCTCTTAAACGTCTTTTCCGGCGGCCATTGGGTGACGGCTGGCGTCGACCTTGGACTTTTGCTGCTTGGCGCGGCCCTCGTGTTGATCGCGCTGAAACTACCCTCGCAACGTCCGCTGCGGAAGAGTGAAACCCGTCAAAGCGTCAACCCATCATCGGGCCTCAGCGGCGACCTGGCCTACCCGGAAGCGAGCACAAGCTAA